One genomic window of Meleagris gallopavo isolate NT-WF06-2002-E0010 breed Aviagen turkey brand Nicholas breeding stock chromosome 22, Turkey_5.1, whole genome shotgun sequence includes the following:
- the LOC100544984 gene encoding perilipin-3-like has product MASAMPDKEETAKSSPEVKEEEQQDIVNQLANLALISSACDMASTVYASTKESHPYIKTVCDAAEKGVKSMTEATASCVQPVLVSLEPQVAAANECASRSLDKLGEKLPLLQKPVDQVISETKELMSSTVADAKDIVSSRVAEVVDATKEALHSGMEAARSAVTSSVGMVKDFRVGQMAVSRAEAVLGRTREDDSLPMGNEELAKLAASGEGADIMSVELQQQKRRYFVRLGSLSDELLQFAYLHSKDKIKQIWQGFRETLGQLHSIIELIEVFKQGFNRKLQEELQEQLGLMWVDWTRKLPDESGDNSSAKPEDMESLALLLAHSITQQLRITCSKVVSAIQGLPSSLQDRLKHSFNAIEELHAAFLAANSLQDLSSTVLGQSQERLAVIYEYMEELLDYLSDNKPLSWLVGPFTPREEEKALQEKKANTSC; this is encoded by the exons ATGGCATCTGCTATGCCTGACAAAGAAGAAACTGCCAAGAGCTCCCCAGaggtgaaggaggaggagcagcag GATATAGTAAATCAGTTGGCTAACCTAGCACTGATCAGCTCTGCCTGTGACATGGCTTCTACAGTTTATGCCTCCACGAAGGAGAGCCACCCCTACATCAAAACAGTGTGTGatgcagcagagaaaggagTGAAGAGCATGACTGAAGccacagccagctgtgtgcagccagTACTGGTTAGCCTGGAGCCTCAAG tggctgcagcaaatgagtgTGCCTCTAGGAGTTTGGATAAACTAGGAGAGAAGCTTCCACTTCTTCAAAAGCCAGTGGATCAG GTTATCTCTGAAACAAAAGAGCTGATGTCATCCACAGTGGCTGATGCAAAGGATATTGTGAGCAGCAGAGTGGCAGAGGTGGTAGATGCAACAAAGGAGGCCCTTCACAGTGGCATGGAGGCTGCCAGATCTGCAGTGACCAGCAGCGTGGGGATGGTTAAGGACTTTAGAGTGGGCCAGATGGCTGtaagcagagcagaagctgtgctggggagaaCAAGAGAAGATGACTCTCTCCCCATGGGAAATGAAGAACTAG CTAAACTTGCAGCATCTGGGGAGGGTGCAGACATTATGtctgtggagctgcagcagcagaagaggaggTATTTTGTGCGGTTGGGGTCTCTCTCTGATGAACTTCTTCAGTTTGCCTACCTGCACTCAAAGGATAAAATTAAGCAGATCTGGCAGGGCTTTCGGGAGACCCTTGGACAGCTTCACAGCATCATTGAGCTG ATTGAGGTGTTCAAGCAAGGATTTAATCGGAAGCTTCAGGAGGAGTTGCAAGAGCAATTAGGCCTAATGTGGGTGGACTGGACTAGGAAGCTTCCTGATGAGAGTGGAGATAACAGCTCTGCAAAGCCAGAG GATATGGAGTCTCTGGCCCTGCTCCTGGCACATAGCATCACACAGCAGCTGCGAATCACCTGCTCTAAAGTTGTGTCTGCAATCCAAGGCCTCCCATCAAGCCTTCAGGATAGGTTGAAACACTCTTTTAATGCCATAGAGGAGCTTCATGCTGCTTTCTTAGCAGCAAATTCTCTTCAGGACTTGTCCAGCACTGTCCTGGGCCAGAGTCAAGAGAGACTGGCTGTGATCTATGAATAcatggaggagctgctggacTACCTGTCGGACAACAAGCCTCTGTCCTGGCTGGTGGGACCATTCACCCCtagggaggaggagaaagccttgcaggagaaaaaagcaaacacaagtTGCTGA